The following coding sequences lie in one Pseudomonas svalbardensis genomic window:
- a CDS encoding sigma-54 dependent transcriptional regulator, whose protein sequence is MIEAPALRRLLVVDPCDDCHRLLPVLRAGGWDVDSCTLENVADKTCDVGLLRLQPFHLERPEAVKELISRSGTEWIAVLNQEVLRLQNVGDFVCEWFFDFHTLPFDVSRVQVTLGRAFGMARLRGQGTVHIDQPEHELLGDSKPIRELRKLLSKLAPTESPVLIRGESGTGKELVARTLHRQSQRHSKPFVAINCGAIPEHLIQSELFGHEKGAFTGAHQRKVGRIEAANGGTLFLDEIGDLPLELQANLLRFLQEKHIERVGGSQPISVDVRVLAATHVDLEAAIEKKRFREDLYYRLNVLQVATAPLRERNGDLSMLANHFSHFYSHETGRRPRSFSEDALIAMGKHDWPGNVRELANRVRRGLVLAEGRQIEARDLGLISQQAVAAPMGTLENYKHRAERQALCDVLNRHSDNLSIAAKVLGISRPTFYRLLHKHQIR, encoded by the coding sequence ATGATCGAAGCGCCTGCCTTACGACGTCTGTTAGTAGTGGACCCTTGCGACGACTGTCATCGTCTGCTGCCGGTTTTGCGCGCTGGGGGTTGGGACGTTGACAGCTGCACCCTGGAAAACGTTGCCGACAAAACCTGCGATGTCGGCCTGTTGCGTTTGCAGCCTTTTCACCTCGAACGCCCGGAAGCCGTCAAAGAGCTGATCAGCCGTAGCGGTACCGAGTGGATCGCCGTACTCAACCAGGAAGTCCTGCGATTGCAGAATGTCGGGGACTTTGTCTGCGAATGGTTCTTCGATTTCCATACCTTGCCATTCGATGTGTCCCGGGTTCAGGTGACGCTGGGCCGGGCATTCGGGATGGCACGCCTGCGTGGGCAGGGCACGGTTCACATTGATCAGCCCGAACACGAGCTGCTTGGCGACAGCAAACCCATTCGCGAACTGCGCAAGTTGCTGAGCAAGCTGGCGCCCACCGAGTCTCCGGTATTGATCCGTGGTGAAAGCGGTACCGGTAAAGAACTGGTCGCCCGCACGCTCCATCGACAATCCCAACGTCACAGCAAACCCTTTGTCGCGATCAATTGCGGAGCAATTCCTGAACACTTGATCCAGTCCGAACTGTTTGGCCACGAGAAGGGGGCTTTTACTGGCGCCCATCAACGCAAGGTCGGGCGGATCGAAGCGGCTAACGGCGGCACGCTGTTTCTCGACGAAATCGGTGATCTGCCCCTGGAGCTGCAGGCGAACCTGTTGCGTTTCCTCCAGGAAAAGCATATCGAGCGGGTGGGCGGCAGTCAGCCGATTTCCGTGGATGTGCGGGTGTTGGCCGCGACCCATGTCGATCTTGAGGCAGCGATCGAGAAGAAACGCTTTCGCGAAGATCTGTATTATCGCCTGAACGTGTTGCAAGTCGCGACCGCGCCCCTGCGTGAGCGCAATGGCGATCTGTCGATGCTGGCCAACCACTTTTCCCATTTCTACAGCCATGAAACCGGTCGCCGTCCGCGCAGCTTCAGTGAAGACGCCTTGATTGCCATGGGCAAGCATGACTGGCCGGGCAATGTGCGCGAGCTGGCCAACCGGGTACGTCGCGGGTTGGTACTGGCCGAAGGTCGGCAGATCGAAGCGCGAGACCTGGGGCTGATCAGCCAGCAGGCCGTTGCTGCGCCGATGGGCACGCTGGAAAACTACAAGCACCGGGCAGAGCGCCAGGCCTTGTGCGATGTACTTAACCGCCACAGCGATAATTTGAGCATCGCCGCCAAGGTGCTGGGGATATCCAGGCCTACCTTCTACCGTTTGCTGCACAAGCATCAGATACGTTAG
- a CDS encoding C39 family peptidase — translation MRIIALAFLLCVTSVSEAAQIPLSVLPGGAVVFKPIQSVRERKFADLVQQKSDFSCGAAALATVLRQAYWLDVDEEQIIEGMLAHSDQDLVRVQGFSMLDMKRYVESIGMRARGYRVAQETLSEIKIPVVVLMDIRGYKHFVVMQRVHKGWVYIGDPVLGHKRYKVEDFVKGWNGIIFAIIGQGYDKTNALLDPPLPLTAKNRINTFSPVQDAELMDFGFIQSDFF, via the coding sequence ATGCGCATTATCGCCTTGGCATTTTTGCTTTGCGTGACCAGTGTGAGCGAGGCTGCACAAATACCGCTTTCCGTCCTGCCGGGCGGCGCGGTGGTGTTCAAGCCGATCCAAAGCGTGCGCGAGCGCAAGTTTGCCGACCTGGTCCAACAGAAAAGCGACTTCAGTTGCGGCGCAGCTGCGCTGGCAACGGTATTGCGTCAGGCGTATTGGCTTGACGTGGACGAAGAACAAATCATCGAAGGCATGCTGGCACACTCCGATCAGGATCTTGTCCGCGTCCAGGGCTTTTCCATGCTCGACATGAAGCGCTACGTGGAAAGTATCGGCATGCGGGCCCGTGGTTACCGGGTAGCGCAGGAAACGTTGAGCGAGATCAAAATTCCGGTTGTGGTACTCATGGATATCCGTGGCTACAAACATTTTGTGGTCATGCAAAGAGTTCATAAGGGCTGGGTCTATATCGGAGATCCGGTACTCGGTCATAAACGTTACAAAGTCGAAGACTTTGTAAAAGGCTGGAACGGCATCATCTTTGCCATCATCGGCCAGGGCTACGACAAAACCAATGCGTTGCTCGACCCACCCCTGCCACTGACCGCCAAGAACCGCATCAACACCTTCAGCCCGGTGCAAGACGCAGAGTTGATGGATTTCGGATTCATCCAAAGCGACTTCTTCTAA